A DNA window from Daucus carota subsp. sativus chromosome 3, DH1 v3.0, whole genome shotgun sequence contains the following coding sequences:
- the LOC108210656 gene encoding NAC domain-containing protein JA2L → MGLQDTDPLSQLSLPPGFRFYPTDEELLVQYLCRKVAGHHFSLQIIAEIDLYKFDPWVLPSKAIFGEKEWYFFSPRDRKYPNGSRPNRVAGSGYWKATGTDKIIMSQGKKVGIKKALVFYIGKAPKGTKTNWIMHEYRLSEPQRRNGSSKLDDWVLCRIYKKNSSAQKTLSGGIVSTEASHSHGSSSSCSSQFNDVMEALPEIDDRFFALPRMNSLSDKLNFQNLGSGNFDWAALAEQVSGAPAAAVTQTQGLMSNRNNVDNTNGLYVPCNLVSQPGGVDTKIERSIDEEVQSGLRNHGSEFMSFNNYSQCFTNATDPFSIRYPSQPGNMAFRQ, encoded by the exons ATGGGTCTGCAGGACACTGACCCTTTGTCTCAGCTAAGCTTGCCACCAGGGTTTCGATTTTATCCAACGGATGAAGAGCTTTTGGTTCAGTATTTGTGCCGAAAAGTGGCGGGTCATCATTTTTCTCTCCAAATTATAGCTGAAATTGATCTCTACAAATTTGATCCTTGGGTTTTACCTA GTAAAGCGATATTTGGTGAAAAAGAGTGGTATTTTTTCAGTCCAAGGGATCGAAAGTACCCGAACGGATCACGTCCGAACAGAGTAGCAGGTTCGGGTTATTGGAAAGCAACAGGaactgataaaattataatgagtCAAGGAAAAAAGGTTGGAATCAAGAAAGCTCTGGTTTTTTACATCGGTAAAGCTCCCAAAGGAACAAAGACTAATTGGATTATGCACGAGTATCGACTTTCGGAACCTCAAAGAAGAAATGGAAGTTCAAAG CTGGACGATTGGGTTCTATGTCGAATTTACAAGAAAAATTCAAGTGCACAAAAAACATTATCAGGAGGAATTGTTAGTACAGAGGCTAGTCATAGTCACGGATCATCATCTTCATGTTCTTCCCAGTTCAATGACGTAATGGAAGCTCTGCCCGAGATTGATGACAGATTCTTCGCTCTTCCAAGAATGAACTCTCTCAGTGACAAATTGAATTTCCAGAACCTGGGCTCCGGTAATTTTGACTGGGCAGCCCTGGCAGAACAAGTTTCGGGAGCTCCAGCAGCCGCGGTAACTCAAACGCAAGGCCTAATGAGTAACAGAAACAATGTTGACAACACGAATGGCTTATATGTTCCTTGTAATTTAGTCTCGCAGCCTGGCGGTGTGGACACGAAGATTGAAAGGAGTATTGATGAAGAAGTGCAGAGTGGACTTAGGAACCATGGTTCGGAGTTCATGAGCTTCAATAACTATTCCCAGTGTTTTACCAACGCTACTGATCCGTTTTCTATTCGCTACCCGAGCCAGCCCGGGAACATGGCATTTAGGCAATGA